From a single Paenibacillus sp. FSL R5-0345 genomic region:
- a CDS encoding M50 family metallopeptidase, with translation MNKWLKTMLFLVGSAFLTRLIPFSSLFRNLDTMIHEFGHALVTLLLSGSVLRIELYADHSGVTYSAIQDGGRAILVSLSGYLLASLFALLLFYLYSKGRHDWGLILATTVALMMLLMYVRGSFGMMWLSGFIALNVLMLVVWKKASKFYYLLLAFLTLEESVMGSLFLVYAAVVSPSRAGDASNLARMTSVPAIFWAILFFMFSLLCAKWALGLFFKRERVQPKLQSR, from the coding sequence ATGAATAAATGGCTTAAGACAATGTTATTTTTGGTCGGATCTGCTTTTTTGACGAGGTTGATTCCGTTCTCATCTTTGTTTCGGAATTTAGACACGATGATACATGAATTTGGTCATGCGCTGGTGACTTTACTGTTGTCAGGCAGTGTGCTGCGGATTGAGCTATACGCGGACCATAGCGGTGTCACTTATTCAGCTATTCAAGATGGAGGCAGAGCGATTCTGGTATCGCTGTCCGGTTATTTGCTGGCATCCTTATTCGCATTGCTGCTCTTCTATCTCTATAGTAAAGGACGGCATGACTGGGGTCTTATCTTGGCTACTACGGTTGCATTGATGATGCTGTTAATGTACGTTCGGGGAAGCTTCGGAATGATGTGGTTGAGTGGGTTTATTGCGCTGAACGTTTTAATGCTGGTGGTTTGGAAAAAGGCCAGCAAATTTTATTATCTGTTATTAGCTTTTTTGACCTTGGAAGAGTCTGTAATGGGGAGTTTATTTCTGGTATACGCCGCCGTTGTATCCCCGTCTCGCGCGGGAGATGCCAGTAATCTGGCAAGGATGACTTCGGTGCCGGCCATATTTTGGGCAATCCTATTTTTTATGTTTTCTCTGCTTTGCGCCAAATGGGCGCTGGGCCTATTTTTTAAGCGGGAACGAGTGCAGCCTAAACTTCAGAGCCGTTAA
- a CDS encoding helix-turn-helix transcriptional regulator yields the protein MTDRLIRLMRIITLVQAKPGILARELAERCGNSERTIYRDMDALSAMHIPITHLGHGKGYAFIGNFALYPLDWSEEEATAFSQLRYIMKDIKPVLPIDFESAYEKVVAAEYKRKAEREETIERARREVGVGWAERNSSQMEQHSFLTPILEALLKQKSIQANYSENALEEKGITIDPYCLVPLESRFHLIGFCHRQGVIRTYHINDFSNVKPLNRFFSKEAFDVQAFMKQKWSLDRDSLQVEFKVKFSERIMEGIKKDELPFKPSKVDRQARCFHFKVSVEQDIGFVRWIKRFEEEAEIIEPYYYREVIRQQLEKWSSHYK from the coding sequence ATGACAGACCGATTAATCCGACTGATGCGCATTATTACACTTGTTCAAGCCAAGCCAGGGATATTAGCCCGTGAATTGGCGGAACGCTGCGGCAACAGCGAGAGAACGATATACCGGGATATGGACGCGCTTAGCGCCATGCATATTCCCATAACCCACCTGGGGCATGGAAAAGGTTATGCTTTTATTGGGAATTTTGCACTCTATCCCTTGGATTGGTCGGAAGAAGAAGCAACCGCATTTTCGCAATTACGCTATATTATGAAAGATATAAAACCGGTACTACCTATAGATTTTGAAAGCGCGTATGAAAAAGTAGTCGCAGCTGAATATAAACGGAAGGCGGAAAGAGAAGAAACAATAGAACGTGCAAGAAGAGAAGTAGGGGTGGGGTGGGCAGAAAGGAACAGTTCGCAGATGGAACAACACTCTTTTCTTACTCCGATCCTGGAGGCTTTATTAAAGCAAAAGAGTATACAAGCGAATTATAGTGAAAATGCATTAGAAGAGAAAGGGATCACTATTGATCCTTATTGTCTGGTCCCGCTGGAAAGTCGTTTTCATCTCATAGGATTTTGTCATCGCCAGGGTGTTATTCGTACATATCATATCAACGATTTTTCTAATGTGAAGCCATTAAATCGTTTTTTTTCGAAGGAAGCATTTGATGTGCAAGCCTTTATGAAGCAGAAATGGTCACTCGATCGGGATAGTTTACAGGTAGAATTCAAAGTGAAATTCTCGGAACGGATAATGGAAGGAATTAAGAAGGACGAATTGCCTTTTAAGCCAAGTAAAGTGGATCGTCAAGCTAGATGCTTTCACTTTAAGGTTTCAGTGGAACAAGATATAGGATTTGTCCGCTGGATTAAGAGATTTGAAGAGGAAGCGGAAATCATTGAACCGTACTATTATCGTGAAGTAATCAGGCAGCAGTTGGAAAAATGGAGTTCGCACTATAAATAG
- the modA gene encoding molybdate ABC transporter substrate-binding protein: MFKKWSIRIFGALAIFLVVNLSAGAVVEVEAAAKKTEIIVSAAASLQDSLDKMALLYEKKHPDIDLVFNYAASGTLQKQIEQGAPADLFFSAGDKQMNALVDAGLISDHKVLLKNQLVLVVPSNSKASLNTITQLTDKSFKKIAVGQPESVPAGQYAQQSLTAKKVWDTLQNKLVFAKDVRQVLSYVETGNVDAGFVYKTDALTSKKTKIALTVGPHVHKAINYPAGIVKNSKNQKEAKEFYSYLQSKEASDIFTSYGFLLP, from the coding sequence ATGTTTAAGAAATGGTCAATCCGGATCTTTGGCGCATTAGCAATTTTTTTGGTTGTGAATTTATCTGCGGGCGCAGTGGTAGAGGTAGAGGCAGCCGCCAAGAAGACAGAGATTATAGTATCGGCTGCAGCCAGCTTGCAGGATAGTTTAGATAAAATGGCGCTTCTCTATGAGAAGAAGCATCCCGATATTGATTTGGTCTTTAATTATGCTGCATCCGGCACATTACAGAAGCAGATTGAACAAGGTGCTCCGGCTGATCTATTCTTCTCTGCCGGGGATAAACAGATGAATGCGTTAGTGGATGCTGGACTGATCTCTGACCATAAGGTGCTGCTTAAGAATCAGTTGGTTCTGGTCGTCCCTTCGAATTCAAAAGCTTCATTAAATACGATCACTCAGCTTACGGACAAATCGTTTAAGAAGATAGCGGTAGGACAGCCTGAATCTGTACCCGCAGGCCAATACGCTCAGCAATCGTTAACTGCGAAGAAGGTATGGGATACGCTGCAGAACAAGCTTGTATTCGCGAAGGATGTCCGTCAGGTTCTTTCTTACGTCGAAACGGGGAATGTCGATGCAGGCTTTGTCTATAAGACAGATGCATTGACTTCGAAGAAGACGAAGATTGCTCTTACCGTGGGTCCGCATGTTCACAAAGCCATTAATTATCCGGCAGGTATCGTGAAGAATTCGAAGAATCAGAAGGAAGCTAAGGAATTTTACAGTTATCTTCAGAGCAAGGAAGCCAGTGATATTTTTACAAGCTATGGCTTCTTGCTTCCTTAA
- the modB gene encoding molybdate ABC transporter permease subunit, with protein sequence MEINWTDFFAPVWLSIKISVITSIIVFILATAAAKAMAGRKFPGYTLVETVMLLPLVLPPTVVGFVLLVVLGRRSWIGRWYEQMTEHTILFTWGAAVIAAVVVAFPLVYRTVKAGFEGVEADLEDAARAQGASELQVLRFVTLPLAGRSLAAGYVLGFARGLGEFGATIMVAGNIPGRTQTVPTAIYVAVDGGNMTLAWMWVSSIIVMSAVMLMFVNRRT encoded by the coding sequence ATGGAAATAAACTGGACTGATTTCTTCGCCCCGGTATGGCTTTCCATTAAAATATCAGTAATTACCAGTATTATTGTGTTCATTCTGGCAACAGCTGCAGCGAAGGCTATGGCAGGTCGGAAATTCCCAGGTTATACCTTGGTCGAGACTGTAATGCTACTCCCTCTCGTATTGCCGCCGACCGTTGTAGGATTTGTTCTGTTGGTCGTTTTAGGTCGACGCAGCTGGATTGGCAGATGGTATGAACAGATGACGGAGCATACGATTCTCTTCACATGGGGGGCTGCGGTTATCGCCGCGGTTGTTGTAGCCTTTCCTCTCGTCTACCGCACGGTGAAGGCGGGCTTTGAAGGCGTGGAAGCGGATCTTGAAGATGCGGCGCGTGCACAGGGAGCGAGTGAACTTCAGGTACTGCGATTTGTCACATTGCCCCTTGCAGGTCGCTCACTAGCTGCAGGGTATGTGCTGGGTTTTGCTAGAGGGCTGGGAGAATTCGGTGCTACGATCATGGTAGCTGGTAATATTCCTGGCCGTACACAGACTGTTCCTACAGCGATCTATGTCGCGGTGGATGGCGGCAACATGACGCTTGCTTGGATGTGGGTGTCCTCCATCATTGTTATGTCTGCTGTGATGTTGATGTTTGTGAACCGGCGTACTTAA
- a CDS encoding substrate-binding domain-containing protein, whose amino-acid sequence MSDNTSYTAEEIARLLKISKLKVYDLIKKGELPSYRVGKQMRVDQSDLEAYKQNTRSGIAPSTLPLTFAGANLTQVASHSGHVNSKAAGQSLVITGQDMSLDILATYLERSLPTERPLRSYAGSLDSLIAMYHGESDIVSTHLLDGDTGEYNLPYIRKILVGFPYVVVRLLTRSAGLYVQKGNPRGLHEWSHLQQDGLTLINRERGAGARVLLDEQLRLHGIPAASLSGYEQEENSHLAVAGKVARGEADVAIGTEKAAKIVDGIDFIPLIQECYDLVMLKKPEHEQWITAVIDILRSPAFQSELGSIHGYDLTETGTIIYET is encoded by the coding sequence GGAAATCGCACGCTTACTAAAGATCTCTAAATTAAAAGTATATGACCTGATCAAAAAAGGGGAGCTTCCCTCCTACCGTGTAGGAAAACAGATGCGAGTCGATCAATCCGATTTAGAAGCTTACAAACAAAATACCCGGAGTGGCATTGCCCCATCGACATTACCACTGACTTTTGCTGGGGCGAATCTAACTCAAGTTGCCTCACATTCTGGCCACGTTAACAGTAAAGCTGCAGGACAGAGCCTCGTGATTACGGGTCAGGATATGTCACTCGATATTCTAGCCACATATTTGGAACGTTCCTTGCCTACTGAGCGCCCACTTCGTTCCTACGCGGGTAGTCTCGATAGTTTAATTGCCATGTATCATGGAGAATCGGACATCGTTAGTACTCATCTGCTCGACGGCGATACTGGAGAATATAACCTTCCCTATATCCGTAAAATACTTGTGGGCTTCCCTTATGTTGTAGTCCGTCTGTTGACTCGGAGTGCAGGATTATATGTTCAAAAGGGAAACCCTAGAGGTCTCCATGAGTGGTCTCATCTCCAACAGGATGGACTTACACTGATCAATAGAGAACGAGGCGCAGGCGCACGCGTCTTATTGGATGAACAACTTCGATTGCACGGCATTCCTGCTGCAAGCCTATCTGGATATGAGCAGGAAGAGAATAGCCATTTAGCGGTCGCTGGTAAAGTGGCACGAGGAGAAGCCGATGTGGCCATCGGTACCGAAAAAGCTGCCAAAATTGTCGACGGCATTGATTTCATCCCCTTGATTCAAGAGTGTTATGATCTCGTAATGCTAAAGAAACCGGAGCATGAGCAGTGGATCACCGCTGTGATTGATATTTTGCGCTCGCCAGCCTTTCAAAGTGAGCTTGGGTCCATTCACGGATACGATCTCACGGAAACAGGGACGATTATTTACGAGACTTGA